In Luteimonas sp. MC1750, the following proteins share a genomic window:
- a CDS encoding RelA/SpoT family protein translates to MVDNVDIEDLLARPALRTLPPPVAALLRVAAADGPAPCIDPAGVLEDTLDALALLDADGEVMAAAILHAVPAWGARHGAPAQGPGAAIPALLEGQEAANQVWALHAEQAAARGHEGLRRLLLALVRDLRVVLVLLARQLARMRAATALPDDQRKALARLTRDIHAPLANRLGIWQLKWELEDLAFRHLEPDTYRRIAKLLDDKRAGRERYIAGVTGLLGDALRAAGIGGDIAGRPKHIHSIWKKMQKKDVPIGELYDLRAVRVLVDDVQACYAALGVVHALWTPVPGEFDDYIARPKNNDYRSLHTAVVGPEGKTLEVQIRTREMHEQAERGVAAHWRYKESGGSQRSAAGEAAVNRKIEWMRNLLEATAEGADSGDGALAGAFDTELLEDRIYALTPRGEVIDLPRGSTPLDFAYRVHTEVGHRCRGAKVDGRIVPLDHVLRSGDRVEILTGKVSEPRRDWLMATSGYLASPRSREKVRAWFHKLDRARNLQDGRELLDRELKRVGLGQAELAPVLKRFNVEAADDLHVLVALGDVGPHQVARALAEHERAQRDAAAGPAGDEVIALRAPRRLRRVGSQDFTVVGVDNLLVQIARCCQPLPGEAIAGYLTRARGITVHRADCAAFARLAAREPQRVLPVEWGASGGGHEASVVLDAVDRKHLLKDVTNLIAQEDAHVLSIDGGGAGRSQGRVQLRLALRVADFGQLSRLLGRLEALPGVERAQRA, encoded by the coding sequence GTGGTCGACAACGTGGACATCGAGGACCTGCTGGCGCGTCCCGCGCTGCGCACCCTGCCGCCGCCGGTCGCAGCCCTGCTGCGCGTGGCCGCCGCCGACGGTCCGGCGCCGTGCATCGACCCCGCGGGCGTGCTCGAGGACACGCTGGATGCGCTGGCCCTGCTGGATGCCGACGGCGAAGTGATGGCCGCCGCCATCCTGCACGCGGTGCCCGCGTGGGGCGCACGCCATGGCGCGCCCGCGCAGGGTCCCGGAGCGGCGATCCCGGCCCTGCTCGAGGGCCAGGAGGCCGCCAACCAGGTCTGGGCGCTGCACGCGGAGCAGGCCGCCGCCCGCGGCCACGAAGGCCTGCGCAGGCTGCTGCTGGCCCTGGTGCGCGACCTGCGGGTGGTGCTGGTGCTGCTGGCGCGGCAGCTGGCGCGGATGCGCGCGGCCACCGCGCTGCCCGACGACCAGCGCAAGGCGCTGGCGCGGCTCACCCGCGACATCCATGCCCCGCTGGCCAACCGGCTCGGCATCTGGCAGCTCAAGTGGGAGCTGGAAGACCTCGCCTTCCGCCACCTCGAGCCCGACACCTACCGGCGCATCGCCAAGCTGCTCGACGACAAGCGCGCAGGGCGCGAGCGCTACATCGCCGGCGTCACCGGCCTGCTGGGCGATGCGCTGCGTGCCGCGGGCATCGGGGGCGACATCGCCGGCCGTCCCAAGCACATCCACAGCATCTGGAAGAAGATGCAGAAGAAGGACGTGCCGATCGGCGAGCTCTACGACCTGCGCGCGGTGCGCGTGCTGGTCGACGACGTCCAGGCCTGCTATGCGGCGCTGGGCGTGGTGCATGCGCTGTGGACCCCGGTGCCCGGCGAGTTCGACGACTACATCGCGCGGCCGAAGAACAACGACTACCGCTCGCTGCACACCGCCGTGGTCGGCCCGGAGGGCAAGACGCTGGAGGTGCAGATCCGCACCCGCGAGATGCACGAGCAGGCCGAGCGCGGCGTGGCCGCGCACTGGCGCTACAAGGAGTCGGGTGGTTCGCAGCGCTCCGCCGCCGGCGAGGCCGCGGTCAACCGCAAGATCGAATGGATGCGCAACCTGCTCGAGGCCACCGCCGAGGGCGCCGACAGCGGCGATGGCGCGCTGGCCGGCGCCTTCGACACCGAGCTGCTGGAAGACCGGATCTATGCGCTGACGCCCAGGGGCGAGGTGATCGACCTGCCGCGCGGTTCGACGCCGCTGGATTTCGCCTACCGCGTGCACACCGAGGTCGGCCACCGCTGCCGCGGCGCCAAGGTCGACGGCCGCATCGTGCCGCTGGACCACGTGCTGCGCTCGGGCGACCGCGTCGAGATCCTCACCGGCAAGGTTTCGGAGCCGCGCCGCGACTGGCTGATGGCGACCAGCGGCTACCTCGCCAGCCCGCGCTCGCGCGAGAAGGTGCGCGCCTGGTTCCACAAGCTCGACCGCGCGCGCAACCTGCAGGACGGCCGCGAACTGCTCGACCGCGAGCTCAAGCGCGTGGGCCTGGGCCAGGCCGAGCTGGCGCCAGTGCTGAAGCGCTTCAACGTCGAGGCCGCCGACGACCTGCACGTGCTGGTCGCGCTGGGCGACGTCGGCCCGCACCAGGTGGCGCGCGCGCTGGCCGAACACGAGCGCGCACAGCGCGACGCCGCTGCAGGTCCGGCCGGGGACGAGGTGATTGCCCTGCGTGCGCCCAGGCGCCTGCGCCGGGTCGGCAGCCAGGACTTCACCGTCGTCGGCGTCGACAACCTGCTGGTGCAGATCGCGCGCTGCTGCCAGCCGCTGCCCGGCGAGGCGATCGCCGGCTACCTGACCCGGGCGCGCGGCATCACCGTGCATCGCGCCGACTGCGCGGCGTTCGCACGCCTGGCGGCGCGCGAGCCGCAGCGCGTGCTGCCGGTCGAGTGGGGCGCATCGGGTGGCGGTCACGAGGCTTCGGTGGTGCTGGACGCGGTCGACCGCAAGCACCTGCTCAAGGACGTGACCAACCTGATCGCCCAGGAGGACGCCCACGTGCTGTCGATCGACGGCGGTGGCGCGGGGCGCAGCCAGGGCCGGGTGCAGCTGCGGCTGGCGCTGCGCGTGGCCGACTTCGGCCAGCTCTCGCGCCTGCTGGGGCGGCTGGAGGCGCTGCCCGGGGTGGAGCGCGCGCAACGCGCCTGA
- the recQ gene encoding DNA helicase RecQ, giving the protein MSDAAHRILQQVFGHETFRGDQAAIIRHVADGGDALVLMPTGGGKSLCYQVPALLREGTAVVVSPLIALMQDQVEALRQLGVRAAFLNSTLEGAEAAAVERELREGTLDLLYVAPERLLTARFMSLLDASRIALFAIDEAHCVSQWGHDFRREYRELTVLHERWPQVPRIALTATADPPTQREIAERLQLEGAQRFTSSFDRPNIRYTVVNKDSGNRQLLDFIAGHRGEAGIVYCLSRNKVEKTAALLVEAGVDALPYHAGLDASVRAANQRRFLLEDGVVMAATIAFGMGIDKPDVRFVAHMDLPKSIEGYYQETGRAGRDGDPAEAWMCHGLGDVVLLRQMIDQSEAGEDRKRLEHRKLDALVGYCETTRCRRQVLLANFGEDYAGRGAGEPCGNCDNCLHPPETWDATVAAQKALSCVYRTGQRFGAAHLIDVLRGSESERIRQFGHDGISTYGIGTDLDARAWRGVFRQLVAAGLLEVDTEGYGGLRLTADSREVLQGRREVLLRKEAPRTARGRGRDGETRARTVVEVPRADQPLFESLRALRTRLAREQGVPPYVIFHDATLREIARLRPRTPGDLALIGGIGAGKIERYGDEVLDVVSEAEAA; this is encoded by the coding sequence ATGAGCGACGCCGCACACCGCATCCTGCAGCAGGTCTTCGGCCACGAGACCTTCCGTGGCGACCAGGCCGCGATCATCCGGCACGTGGCCGACGGCGGCGACGCCCTGGTGCTGATGCCCACCGGTGGCGGCAAGTCGCTGTGCTACCAGGTGCCGGCCCTGCTGCGCGAGGGCACCGCGGTGGTCGTGTCGCCGCTGATCGCGCTGATGCAGGACCAGGTCGAAGCCCTGCGCCAGCTCGGCGTGCGCGCGGCCTTCCTCAACTCCACGCTGGAAGGCGCCGAAGCCGCGGCGGTCGAGCGCGAGCTGCGCGAAGGCACCCTCGACCTGCTCTACGTGGCGCCCGAGAGGCTGCTGACCGCGCGCTTCATGTCGCTGCTGGATGCCAGCCGGATCGCGCTGTTCGCGATCGACGAGGCGCACTGCGTCTCGCAGTGGGGCCACGATTTCCGCCGCGAGTACCGCGAGCTCACCGTGCTGCACGAACGCTGGCCGCAGGTGCCGCGGATCGCGCTCACCGCCACCGCCGATCCGCCGACCCAGCGCGAGATCGCCGAGCGCCTGCAGCTCGAAGGCGCGCAGCGCTTCACCAGCTCGTTCGACCGCCCCAACATCCGCTACACCGTGGTCAACAAGGACAGCGGCAACCGCCAGCTGCTGGACTTCATCGCCGGCCACCGTGGTGAGGCCGGCATCGTCTACTGCCTGTCGCGCAACAAGGTGGAAAAGACCGCGGCCCTGCTGGTCGAGGCCGGCGTCGACGCCCTGCCCTACCACGCCGGGCTGGACGCCTCGGTGCGCGCCGCCAACCAGCGCCGCTTCCTGCTCGAGGACGGCGTGGTGATGGCGGCGACGATCGCCTTCGGCATGGGCATCGACAAGCCGGACGTGCGCTTCGTGGCGCACATGGACCTGCCGAAGTCGATCGAGGGCTACTACCAGGAGACCGGCCGCGCCGGCCGCGACGGGGATCCGGCCGAGGCCTGGATGTGCCACGGCCTGGGCGACGTGGTGCTGCTGCGTCAGATGATCGACCAGTCCGAGGCGGGCGAGGATCGCAAGCGCCTGGAGCACCGCAAGCTCGATGCCCTGGTGGGCTACTGCGAAACCACGCGCTGCCGGCGCCAGGTGCTGCTGGCCAACTTCGGCGAGGACTATGCCGGCCGGGGCGCCGGCGAGCCCTGCGGCAACTGCGACAACTGCCTGCATCCGCCGGAGACCTGGGACGCCACGGTGGCGGCGCAAAAGGCGCTGTCCTGCGTCTACCGCACCGGCCAGCGCTTCGGCGCCGCCCACCTGATCGACGTGCTGCGCGGCTCGGAGTCCGAGCGGATCCGCCAGTTCGGCCACGACGGCATCAGCACCTATGGCATCGGCACCGACCTCGACGCACGCGCCTGGCGCGGGGTATTCCGGCAGCTGGTCGCGGCGGGCCTCCTGGAAGTGGATACCGAAGGCTACGGCGGCCTGCGCCTCACCGCCGACAGCCGCGAGGTGCTGCAGGGCCGTCGGGAGGTCCTGCTGCGCAAGGAAGCGCCGCGCACGGCGCGCGGCCGCGGGCGCGACGGCGAAACGCGGGCGCGGACGGTCGTGGAGGTGCCCCGCGCAGACCAGCCGCTGTTCGAATCGCTGCGCGCGCTGCGCACGCGCCTGGCCCGCGAACAGGGCGTGCCGCCCTATGTGATCTTCCACGACGCCACGCTGCGCGAGATCGCCCGGCTGCGCCCGCGCACGCCGGGCGACCTGGCGCTGATCGGCGGCATCGGCGCCGGCAAGATCGAGCGTTACGGCGACGAGGTCCTGGACGTGGTGTCGGAGGCCGAGGCGGCCTGA
- the hrpA gene encoding ATP-dependent RNA helicase HrpA: MNELESSPLNASPASRRAGRRAIDDALARDRGRLLGLWRRWDQAAGDALRQTAFEDALARSLAQREARAQRLPRAEVDPTLPIATEAGRIVELLLAHQVVVVAGETGSGKTTQLPKLCLAAGRGAAGMIGCTQPRRIAARAVARRVAEELQVPLGGAVGYQVRFSENVGEQTAIKFMTDGILLAEIQSDRWLSRYDTLIIDEAHERSLNIDFLLGYLKQLLARRTDLKLVVTSATIDTARFSAHFNDAPVVNVEGRGYPVETRYRPLDGSAGGDGDGDDGALSTTDGIVAACDEIILGRGSLGGGSLRGGSGMGGDVLVFLPGEREIRDAHRALEGRKYRHTEVLPLYARLSVRDQDRVFNPGSPRRIVLATNVAETSLTVPRIHYVVDPGLARVKRYSPRQKLDRLHLEPISQASANQRAGRCGRIAPGVCYRLYDEPDFAARPEFTDPEIRRAALAGVILRMLSLGLGAIEDFPFLEPPDARAIADGWQQLAELGAVDTARKLTAHGQAMAKLPVDVKLARMLVAANAHRCLREMLVIASFLGIQDPRERPADQRGAADAAHAAFRDPKSEFVAILRLWEAYRVAHQDLTQSQLRKWCERNFLGFLRMREWRELHRQLKLQCEGLGWSEEDRAGDVLFAASGDDAPAQAAVGAPSVQDAPAPRRRRRGGRGQGQGQVQGHRDGVPASPDKDAAAQARDLYQSVHRALLAGLPTQVGHVLPERDKRRQASYEGPRGRRFQLFPGSTLGSRPPPWLLTATLLDTEKVWALTNAAIEPEWVEAELPHLLSRRHFDPRWSRKQGRVVGSEQVGLFGLVLAAARPFHYGAHYPEEARELFLRDGLVAGEINLRADVVARNRRTLESAEEEEAKQRRTGLVVDEDWMLRWYRDRIPAEITSAQALDAWYAGLPKEQRRALQWTRDDLLVADGSDAERFPAYFPLGDARLALHYRFEPGAPDDGMTVVVPLHLLNAMDGPRLGWLAPGFVQEKATALLRGLPKALRRNFVPAPDFARAFAEAHGTAEAATDSITGALARFLKRMTGVELAATDFDESTLEPHLLANLRLLDADGRSVLAESRALDALRARFGARASEAFAAHAAAGLAREALTAFPGTAIPVSVPGAGGVPAFPALQDDGGSVSLDVHADRAEAERLHPGGVRRLLAIALSDRIRHARRQLPVQPKTALLYAAIESTAPREAGGSRPADTLREDLVDGAFAALTADGLADVRDPAAFAALVDAVGKALFPEAMRRLQQAEGILAQVAEVRAALEGRLMGWARGNLDDLQAQLAALVPAGFLRDVPADVLASYPRYLKAMAVRAGRALNDPSRDQQRMLELKPFADALARARADGRAEEPGWQALRWELEELRVQLFAQELGAKGGVSPKKLAARLSALT; the protein is encoded by the coding sequence ATGAATGAACTGGAGTCTAGTCCCCTGAATGCAAGCCCTGCGTCAAGGCGCGCGGGCCGGCGCGCGATCGACGATGCGCTGGCTCGCGACCGAGGGCGGCTGCTCGGACTGTGGCGGCGCTGGGACCAGGCGGCAGGCGATGCGCTGCGTCAGACCGCGTTCGAGGACGCGCTGGCGCGCTCGCTGGCGCAGCGCGAGGCGCGTGCGCAGCGGCTGCCGCGGGCCGAGGTCGACCCGACGCTGCCGATCGCCACGGAAGCCGGGCGCATCGTCGAGCTGCTGCTCGCGCACCAGGTGGTCGTCGTTGCCGGCGAAACCGGCTCCGGCAAGACCACCCAGCTGCCCAAGCTGTGCCTGGCCGCGGGCCGCGGTGCCGCGGGCATGATCGGCTGCACCCAGCCGCGCCGCATCGCCGCGCGCGCGGTTGCGCGCCGCGTGGCCGAGGAGCTGCAGGTGCCGCTGGGCGGGGCCGTGGGCTACCAGGTGCGCTTCAGCGAGAACGTCGGCGAGCAGACCGCGATCAAGTTCATGACCGACGGCATCCTGCTGGCGGAGATCCAGTCCGACCGCTGGCTGTCGCGCTACGACACCCTGATCATCGACGAGGCGCACGAGCGCAGCCTCAATATCGACTTCCTGCTCGGCTACCTGAAGCAGCTGCTGGCGCGGCGCACCGACCTGAAGCTGGTGGTGACGTCGGCGACGATCGACACCGCGCGTTTCTCCGCGCATTTCAACGATGCACCGGTGGTCAACGTGGAAGGCCGCGGCTATCCGGTCGAGACGCGCTACCGTCCGCTCGACGGCAGCGCCGGCGGTGATGGCGACGGCGACGATGGCGCGCTGTCGACCACCGACGGCATCGTCGCCGCCTGCGACGAGATCATCCTGGGTAGAGGCAGCCTGGGTGGAGGCAGCCTGCGCGGCGGAAGCGGCATGGGCGGCGACGTGCTGGTGTTCCTGCCCGGCGAGCGCGAGATCCGCGACGCGCACCGCGCGCTCGAGGGTCGCAAGTACCGCCATACCGAGGTGTTGCCGCTGTACGCGCGCCTGTCGGTGCGCGACCAGGACCGGGTGTTCAACCCGGGGTCGCCGCGGCGCATCGTGCTCGCGACCAACGTGGCCGAAACCTCGCTGACAGTGCCGCGCATCCATTACGTGGTCGATCCGGGGCTGGCGCGGGTCAAGCGCTACAGCCCGCGGCAGAAGCTCGATCGCCTGCACCTCGAGCCAATCAGCCAGGCCAGCGCCAACCAGCGCGCCGGGCGCTGCGGCCGCATTGCGCCGGGCGTCTGCTACCGGTTGTACGACGAGCCCGATTTCGCCGCGCGTCCGGAGTTCACCGATCCCGAGATCCGCCGCGCCGCGCTGGCCGGCGTGATCCTGCGCATGCTGTCGCTGGGTCTGGGGGCCATTGAAGATTTCCCGTTCCTCGAGCCGCCCGACGCGCGCGCCATTGCCGACGGCTGGCAGCAGCTGGCCGAACTGGGCGCGGTGGACACGGCGCGCAAGCTCACCGCGCACGGCCAGGCGATGGCGAAGCTGCCGGTGGACGTGAAGCTCGCGCGCATGCTGGTGGCCGCGAACGCGCACCGCTGCCTGCGCGAGATGCTGGTGATCGCGAGCTTCCTCGGCATCCAGGATCCGCGCGAGCGCCCCGCCGACCAGCGCGGCGCGGCCGACGCCGCACATGCCGCGTTCCGGGACCCGAAGTCGGAGTTCGTGGCCATCCTGCGCCTGTGGGAGGCCTATCGCGTCGCGCACCAGGACCTGACCCAGTCGCAGCTGCGCAAGTGGTGCGAGCGCAACTTCCTGGGCTTCCTGCGCATGCGCGAGTGGCGTGAGCTGCATCGCCAGCTGAAGCTGCAGTGCGAGGGCTTGGGCTGGAGCGAAGAAGATCGGGCCGGGGACGTGCTGTTCGCCGCGTCCGGTGACGATGCGCCGGCGCAGGCGGCTGTCGGAGCGCCGTCCGTGCAGGATGCGCCGGCTCCCCGACGGCGCCGGCGCGGGGGCCGCGGCCAAGGCCAAGGCCAAGTCCAAGGCCACCGCGACGGCGTGCCGGCCAGCCCGGACAAGGACGCGGCCGCCCAGGCACGCGATCTCTACCAGAGCGTCCACCGCGCGCTGCTGGCCGGGCTGCCGACCCAGGTCGGCCACGTGCTGCCCGAGCGCGACAAGCGCCGCCAGGCCAGCTACGAAGGTCCGCGCGGGCGCCGTTTCCAGCTGTTCCCCGGCTCGACCCTGGGCTCGCGGCCGCCGCCATGGCTGCTCACGGCGACGCTCCTCGACACCGAGAAGGTCTGGGCGCTGACCAATGCCGCGATCGAGCCGGAGTGGGTCGAAGCCGAGCTGCCGCACCTCCTTTCGCGGCGCCACTTCGATCCGCGCTGGTCGCGGAAGCAGGGGCGCGTGGTCGGCAGCGAGCAGGTCGGCCTGTTCGGCCTGGTGCTGGCGGCCGCGCGGCCGTTCCACTACGGCGCGCATTATCCGGAGGAGGCGCGCGAACTGTTCCTGCGCGACGGCCTGGTGGCCGGCGAGATCAACCTGCGCGCCGACGTCGTCGCCCGCAACCGCCGCACGCTGGAGTCGGCCGAAGAGGAAGAGGCCAAGCAGCGCCGCACCGGGCTGGTCGTCGATGAGGACTGGATGCTGCGCTGGTACCGCGACCGCATCCCGGCGGAGATCACCAGCGCACAGGCCCTCGACGCCTGGTACGCGGGGCTGCCGAAAGAGCAGCGCCGCGCGCTGCAGTGGACGCGCGACGACCTGCTGGTCGCCGACGGCAGCGATGCCGAACGGTTCCCGGCGTACTTCCCCCTGGGCGACGCGCGGCTGGCGCTGCACTACCGCTTCGAGCCGGGCGCGCCCGACGACGGCATGACGGTGGTGGTGCCGCTGCACCTGCTCAACGCCATGGATGGACCGCGGCTGGGCTGGCTCGCCCCGGGCTTCGTGCAGGAAAAGGCCACGGCACTGCTGCGCGGCCTGCCCAAGGCGCTGCGCCGCAACTTCGTGCCGGCGCCGGACTTCGCGCGCGCGTTCGCCGAGGCGCACGGCACGGCCGAGGCTGCGACCGACAGCATCACCGGCGCGCTGGCACGCTTCCTCAAGCGCATGACCGGCGTCGAGCTGGCCGCCACCGACTTCGACGAATCGACGCTGGAGCCGCACCTGCTGGCCAACCTGCGCCTGCTCGACGCCGATGGCCGCAGCGTGCTCGCGGAGTCGCGTGCGCTCGACGCGCTGCGCGCGCGATTCGGCGCGCGGGCGTCCGAGGCCTTCGCCGCGCACGCCGCGGCCGGGCTCGCGCGCGAGGCGCTGACCGCCTTCCCGGGCACCGCCATCCCGGTCTCGGTTCCCGGGGCCGGCGGCGTGCCCGCGTTCCCCGCGCTGCAGGACGACGGCGGCAGCGTGTCGCTCGACGTGCATGCCGACCGCGCCGAGGCCGAGCGCCTGCATCCGGGCGGCGTGCGCCGGCTGCTCGCCATCGCGCTGTCCGACCGCATCCGCCACGCGCGCCGGCAGCTGCCGGTGCAGCCCAAGACCGCGCTGTTGTATGCCGCCATCGAGTCCACCGCGCCCCGCGAGGCCGGCGGAAGCCGCCCGGCCGACACCCTGCGCGAAGACCTGGTGGACGGGGCGTTTGCCGCGCTCACGGCCGATGGCCTCGCCGACGTGCGTGATCCCGCGGCCTTCGCGGCCCTCGTCGACGCCGTTGGCAAGGCCCTGTTCCCCGAAGCCATGCGCCGCCTGCAGCAGGCCGAGGGAATCCTGGCCCAGGTGGCCGAGGTGCGCGCCGCGCTCGAAGGCAGGCTGATGGGCTGGGCGCGCGGCAACCTCGACGACCTGCAGGCCCAGCTGGCGGCGCTGGTCCCGGCCGGATTCCTGCGCGACGTGCCGGCCGACGTCCTGGCCTCCTACCCGCGCTACCTGAAGGCGATGGCGGTGCGCGCCGGGCGCGCGCTCAACGATCCCTCGCGCGACCAGCAGCGCATGCTCGAGCTGAAGCCGTTCGCCGATGCGCTGGCCCGCGCGCGGGCAGACGGCCGCGCCGAGGAGCCCGGCTGGCAGGCGCTGCGCTGGGAGCTGGAGGAGCTGCGCGTGCAGCTCTTCGCCCAGGAGCTGGGGGCGAAGGGCGGCGTGTCGCCGAAGAAGCTGGCGGCGCGGCTGTCCGCGCTTACTTGA
- a CDS encoding PQQ-dependent sugar dehydrogenase has translation MNATHRPRLARLTPLPLAVLVLAACAQSGDVRERAGVDAGSGSGAAAVLSDWSDDAPGAMRHIRAADIPAPAMGMDPEGSVAGNVEVVAPPAGTLPKVPAGFSAEVFASGFKQPRTLRAAPNGDIFLAESGAGRVLVFRKGQGGTATPEVFATGLDRPYGIAFVPATNPTHVYVAAADQVVRYPYRSGEAKAPGPAEVIIAGIPTKRHWTRDLAVSADGERLFLSVGSASNLGVAGMPAMTPAQIRAHEATDGLGAAWGEEKDRGVVRVFDRDGKRVQNYATGLRNCSGMAVQPGTGNLWCVVNERDHLGPNVTPDFMVRIEEGSFHGWPWFYLDGREDPARAGQRPDLAGKVTAPDVLFQAHSSALSVAFHDGRGFPADYRGDAFVALHGSHSRPDITGYKVVRVPMSNGRPSGAYEDFMTGFVLDNGRVWGRPAGVAVDSEGALLVSDDANGTIFRVTHGGGTAR, from the coding sequence ATGAACGCCACCCACCGGCCGCGACTGGCCCGACTCACGCCCCTGCCCCTGGCCGTGCTGGTCCTGGCCGCCTGCGCGCAAAGCGGTGACGTGCGCGAACGCGCGGGCGTCGACGCAGGCAGTGGCTCCGGCGCGGCCGCCGTCCTCAGCGACTGGTCGGATGATGCCCCCGGCGCGATGCGGCACATCCGCGCCGCCGACATTCCGGCACCGGCCATGGGCATGGATCCGGAAGGTTCGGTGGCGGGCAACGTGGAGGTGGTCGCGCCACCGGCCGGGACGCTGCCCAAGGTGCCCGCCGGCTTCAGCGCCGAGGTGTTCGCGAGCGGCTTCAAGCAGCCGCGCACCCTTCGTGCGGCGCCCAATGGCGACATCTTCCTCGCCGAGAGCGGGGCGGGGCGCGTGCTCGTGTTCCGCAAGGGGCAGGGCGGAACCGCGACGCCCGAGGTGTTTGCCACCGGCCTGGACCGGCCCTACGGAATCGCCTTCGTGCCGGCGACCAACCCGACCCACGTCTACGTCGCCGCGGCCGACCAGGTGGTGCGCTACCCGTACCGCAGCGGCGAAGCCAAGGCCCCCGGCCCGGCCGAGGTGATCATCGCCGGCATCCCGACCAAGCGGCACTGGACCCGCGACCTTGCGGTCTCCGCCGATGGCGAGCGCCTGTTCCTTTCGGTCGGCTCGGCCTCCAATCTCGGCGTTGCCGGAATGCCGGCGATGACGCCGGCGCAGATCCGCGCGCATGAAGCGACCGATGGCCTCGGCGCGGCCTGGGGCGAGGAGAAGGACCGCGGCGTGGTGCGCGTCTTCGACCGCGACGGCAAGCGCGTGCAGAACTACGCCACCGGGCTGCGCAATTGCTCGGGCATGGCGGTGCAGCCGGGCACCGGCAACCTCTGGTGCGTCGTCAACGAGCGCGACCACCTGGGTCCCAACGTCACTCCGGACTTCATGGTGCGCATCGAGGAGGGCTCCTTCCACGGCTGGCCCTGGTTCTATCTCGATGGCCGCGAGGACCCGGCGCGGGCCGGGCAGCGGCCCGACCTCGCGGGCAAGGTGACGGCGCCCGACGTGCTGTTCCAGGCACATTCCTCCGCGCTCAGCGTGGCCTTCCATGACGGCCGGGGATTCCCGGCCGACTACCGCGGCGATGCCTTCGTGGCCCTGCACGGCTCGCACAGCCGGCCCGACATCACCGGCTACAAGGTGGTGCGCGTGCCCATGTCCAATGGCCGTCCGTCCGGGGCCTACGAGGACTTCATGACCGGCTTCGTGCTGGACAACGGCCGGGTCTGGGGCCGCCCGGCCGGCGTTGCGGTCGACTCGGAGGGCGCCCTGCTGGTGAGTGACGACGCCAATGGCACGATCTTCCGCGTGACGCATGGCGGGGGAACGGCGCGCTGA
- a CDS encoding Dps family protein yields the protein MPAASPARTSMAPGVDIGISDRDRKAISQDLGQFLSDSFTLYLKTHNFHWNVTGPMFNSLHAMFMEQYTEQWNALDETAERIRALGYNAPGSYAEFIRLSSITEEPGLTEAPDWRDMVRQLVEGNEAVCRTARRALSNADDAGDDPTVDLLTQRLHVHEKNAWMLRSLLQ from the coding sequence ATGCCCGCGGCCTCTCCCGCCCGCACCTCGATGGCCCCGGGCGTCGATATCGGGATCAGCGACCGCGATCGCAAGGCGATCTCGCAGGACCTGGGGCAATTCCTGTCCGACAGCTTCACGCTGTACCTGAAGACGCACAACTTCCACTGGAACGTGACCGGGCCGATGTTCAACTCGCTGCATGCCATGTTCATGGAGCAGTACACCGAGCAGTGGAACGCGCTGGACGAAACCGCCGAGCGCATCCGCGCGCTGGGCTACAACGCCCCGGGTTCGTATGCCGAGTTCATCCGCCTGTCGTCGATCACCGAGGAGCCCGGCCTGACCGAGGCACCGGACTGGCGCGACATGGTCCGCCAGCTGGTCGAGGGCAACGAGGCGGTTTGCCGCACCGCGCGCCGCGCGCTGTCGAACGCCGACGATGCCGGCGACGACCCGACGGTCGACCTGCTGACCCAGCGCCTGCACGTGCACGAGAAGAACGCCTGGATGCTGCGCTCGCTGCTGCAGTAA